A stretch of the Papaver somniferum cultivar HN1 chromosome 6, ASM357369v1, whole genome shotgun sequence genome encodes the following:
- the LOC113287132 gene encoding probable U6 snRNA-associated Sm-like protein LSm4: MDRYQRVEKPRPDTPINENEIRITTQGRMRNYITYATTLLQEKDSTDIVLKAMGRAINKTVMIAELIKRRIADLHQNTAIGSTDITDTWEPLEEGLVPLETTRHVSMITIVLSKKELDTSSTGYQPPIPADQVKPWTDFDYEGEGSPGGRGRGRGGRGRGGRGRGNFNGGGEFNGDGGNYEGGRGFGGRGRGRGRGRGFRGRGRGGYGGGDMQPEFGGYNNEYNDGPPAPTRGRGRGRGRGGRGRGRDYNRADGQQQVQPVVG; encoded by the exons ATGGATCGGTATCAGAGAGTAGAGAAACCAAGGCCTGACACACCGATTAATGAGAATGAGATTAGAATAACTACACAAGGAAGGATGAGAAACTACATTACTTATGCTACTACTCTTCTTCAG GAAAAAGACTCTACTGACATTGTTCTCAAAGCCATGGGAAGGGCAATTAACAAGACTGTAATGATTGCTGAACTAATTAAG AGAAGGATTGCTGATCTTCATCAGAATACAGCAATTGGATCAACCGATATAACTGACACATGGGAGCCACTTGAAGAAGGCCTTGTCCC CTTGGAGACTACGCGTCATGTTTCAATGATCACTATTGTATTGTCCAAAAAGGAGCTGGATACATCCTCCACTGG GTACCAGCCACCTATTCCAGCTGATCAAGTGAAACCATGGACTGATTTTGATTATGAAGGAG AGGGCTCTCCTGGTGGTAGAGGTAGAGGACGTGGTGGCCGAGGAAGGGGTGGAAGAGGTCGAG GGAATTTTAATGGAGGTGGTGAATTCAACGGAGATGGAGGAAATTATGAAGGTGGGCGTGGCTTTGGTGGCAGAGGAAGGGGCCGCGGAAGAGGCCGTGGTTTCCGTGGACGTGGAAGAGGAGGTTATGGTGGCGGAGATATGCAACCTGAATTTGGTGGTTATAACAACGAGTACAATGATGGACCTCCTGCCCCAACACGTG GGCGTGGTCGTGGTAGAGGAAGGGGGGGTCGTGGGCGTGGTCGGGACTATAATAGGGCGGATGGACAACAACAGGTTCAGCCAGTAGTTGGTTGA